Sequence from the Paenibacillus riograndensis SBR5 genome:
GGCAGTCCTCCGTCACGACTCCCCGGAAGGAATATGATAAGATCCGCATCCTGTCCGGCCTCTTCGAGGGCCGGACAACAGGTACACCACTGTGCATCATGCTGGACAATACGGACATGCGCCCGTCGGCGTATGATGATATTAAATCTATGTACCGGCCCGGACATGCGGATTTCACCTACGAGAAGAAATACGGGGTTCGTGACTATCGCGGGAGCGGCAGGGCGTCGGGCAGAGAAACGGCGGCCCGCGTGGCTGCGGGGGCGGTTGCGCGCAAGCTGCTGGAGCATCGGAACGTGAAGGTCCTGGCTTATACCACCGAAATCGGCGGCATCCGCTGCGGGACATTTGACCCGGAGGTTATCGAATCCAACGTGGTGCGGGCGTGCGATCCTGCGGCGGCAGAACGTATGATTAAGCGGATCGAAGAGCTGGCTGCTAAGGGCGACAGCTGCGGAGGAATTGTGGGATGCCGGATTAGCGGCGTCCCGGCAGGACTTGGGGAGCCTGTGTTTGACAAGCTGGATGCAGAGCTGGCCAAGGCAATGCTCTCCATCGGGGCGGTCAAAGGCATTGAATTTGGCGCCGGTTTCCAGGCGGCAGCCATGCTTGGAAGTGAACACAACGATCAGATGGACGCAAGCGGATTTCAGACGAACCATGCCGGAGGGGTTATCGGCGGCATCAGCACAGGGGCAGACATCGTCTTCCGGGTGGCCGTCAAGCCGACCTCTTCGATTTCAGTCCCCCAGCGGACCATCGACACCGGCGGCAATGAACGGGAAATCGTGACCAAAGGCAGGCATGATCCCTGCATCTGCCCCCGTGT
This genomic interval carries:
- the aroC gene encoding chorismate synthase, translated to MAGSTFGERLKVTTFGESHGEAVGAIVEGVTPGVELDEAYIQVQMDRRRPGQSSVTTPRKEYDKIRILSGLFEGRTTGTPLCIMLDNTDMRPSAYDDIKSMYRPGHADFTYEKKYGVRDYRGSGRASGRETAARVAAGAVARKLLEHRNVKVLAYTTEIGGIRCGTFDPEVIESNVVRACDPAAAERMIKRIEELAAKGDSCGGIVGCRISGVPAGLGEPVFDKLDAELAKAMLSIGAVKGIEFGAGFQAAAMLGSEHNDQMDASGFQTNHAGGVIGGISTGADIVFRVAVKPTSSISVPQRTIDTGGNEREIVTKGRHDPCICPRVVPVIEAMACLVIEDHYKRQAALLDNFCL